A genomic region of Desulfosarcina ovata subsp. ovata contains the following coding sequences:
- a CDS encoding inorganic pyrophosphatase Ppa encodes MATVTSLQKAEKFEIEKYTAPKDVRALSKTHVPYSGSPQKHPLDSDQIILVPDPYNTISPYLEFSKGDIAFVEKLANIVNIDGETVTMARIWVKKGSLAIQCTPFQVASL; translated from the coding sequence ATGGCAACGGTTACCTCACTTCAGAAAGCCGAGAAATTCGAAATCGAAAAGTACACTGCGCCCAAGGACGTGCGCGCACTTTCCAAGACGCATGTCCCCTATAGCGGATCGCCGCAGAAACACCCCCTGGATTCGGACCAGATTATCCTCGTCCCGGATCCGTACAATACCATCAGCCCCTACCTGGAATTCAGCAAGGGCGATATCGCCTTTGTGGAGAAACTGGCCAATATCGTTAACATCGATGGCGAAACGGTCACCATGGCTCGGATCTGGGTAAAAAAGGGCAGCCTTGCCATCCAATGTACGCCGTTTCAGGTGGCCTCGCTGTAA
- the hisD gene encoding histidinol dehydrogenase has product MSKPIRFYDYARLTPANRRKLLTRTEADISHFIEGVKPIIDNVRQNGDDALVHYARELDKAEIARDAIKAKPENFDRAFAHLDPSLIETIEFAADRIKRFHQEQMPDAMRLAEPFPGVFAGDRFTPISSVACYVPRGKGAFPSVVMMTTIPAVVAGVPKIIILTPPGPDGEIDDATLVAARVAGVDAVYKCGGAQAVAAVAFGTETVPKAVKIVGPGSPWLVAAKKVLADVIDPGTPAGPSESLVLADGSASTKAAALDLIIESEHGPDSSAFLVTPDRSLAEDVMATIPMLWKQMGESRVNFSSTVLGGEKGGVILTQDMDQAIEFVNDYAPEHLEVLSAAPFTYLDRLVNAGEILLGQNTPISLGNFVLGPNAVLPTSGAAKTHSPLSVYDFLKMTSIGYVTPGAYPELARHAHKLATYEGFDGHALAVSDARPVDSSLDPVKTKP; this is encoded by the coding sequence ATGAGTAAACCAATCCGATTTTATGATTATGCCCGGCTGACGCCCGCCAATCGCCGGAAGCTGCTTACCCGCACCGAAGCGGACATTTCGCATTTTATTGAAGGCGTCAAACCGATTATCGACAACGTCCGCCAGAACGGAGACGACGCCCTGGTGCATTACGCCCGCGAACTGGACAAAGCTGAGATCGCCCGGGATGCAATCAAGGCGAAACCGGAAAATTTCGACCGCGCCTTTGCCCATCTGGACCCCTCACTGATCGAGACCATCGAATTCGCCGCCGACCGTATCAAGCGATTTCACCAGGAACAGATGCCCGATGCCATGCGTCTGGCGGAACCCTTTCCCGGTGTGTTTGCCGGTGACCGGTTCACGCCGATTTCTTCGGTGGCCTGTTACGTGCCCCGTGGGAAGGGGGCATTTCCCAGTGTGGTGATGATGACCACCATCCCGGCGGTGGTGGCCGGTGTGCCGAAGATCATCATCCTGACTCCGCCGGGGCCTGACGGAGAGATCGATGATGCCACACTGGTGGCCGCCCGGGTGGCCGGCGTAGACGCGGTTTACAAGTGTGGCGGCGCCCAGGCGGTGGCCGCAGTGGCCTTCGGCACCGAAACCGTTCCCAAGGCGGTTAAGATCGTTGGGCCGGGCAGCCCTTGGCTGGTGGCAGCCAAAAAAGTCCTCGCCGACGTCATTGATCCCGGCACTCCGGCCGGACCCAGTGAATCCCTGGTCCTGGCCGACGGATCGGCGTCGACCAAGGCGGCGGCACTGGATCTGATCATCGAATCCGAACACGGACCCGATTCATCAGCCTTTCTGGTGACGCCGGACCGGTCCCTGGCCGAGGACGTCATGGCGACGATTCCGATGCTTTGGAAGCAGATGGGCGAATCCCGGGTTAATTTTTCCAGTACGGTACTGGGCGGCGAGAAAGGCGGCGTGATTCTCACTCAGGACATGGATCAGGCCATCGAATTTGTCAATGATTACGCCCCGGAGCATCTGGAAGTACTCAGTGCGGCTCCGTTTACCTACCTGGACCGGCTCGTCAATGCCGGGGAAATTCTGTTGGGTCAGAACACTCCCATCAGTTTGGGAAATTTTGTTCTCGGTCCCAATGCGGTCCTGCCGACCTCGGGCGCGGCCAAAACACACTCCCCCTTGAGTGTCTACGATTTCCTGAAAATGACTTCGATTGGCTACGTTACCCCGGGTGCGTATCCGGAACTGGCCCGGCATGCCCACAAACTGGCTACCTACGAGGGATTTGACGGGCATGCCCTGGCGGTTTCGGATGCCCGGCCCGTTGATAGTTCCCTTGACCCGGTGAAAACGAAACCATAA
- a CDS encoding HAD-IIB family hydrolase: MAADGPYVQLFSLHGLIRATNLEMGRDADTGGQIKYVLELGRCLSERDDIGRVDLFTRLIADKRVSSDYSQPVEKVNDKFRIVRIQCGGRRYMRKELLWPYLEEYVDKTIKFIKRNDAIPDIVHGHYPDAGYVAAQLADILGIPFVYTGHSLGRAKQARLLDQGMSRAEMIKKFKIDRRIDAEEQILARADLVVTSTRHEIDEQYGLYHNKDIPDYQVIPPGIDIDTFYPYYHNILDDTERSENSRYAQASMLKELNRFFMNPDKPLILALSRPDKRKNISGLVRAYGEDLELQSMANLAVFAGLRKDIDAMADNEKEVLTEMLLAMDKYDLYGKMAIPKKHDFEYEVPALYRIAAEKGGVFINPALTEPFGLTLLEASATGLPIVATNDGGPNDIIQNCRNGILVDVTDTGQITDALRKIIADSAVWDRYSKNGIMNVRKHYTWQSHAGSYAKRIKTLMKGNPKLDFKSPRPSDAIGRRLLKLNHFLITDIDNTLLGDDNSQLETLIDYLKRYHDRLGFGVATGRTSDSAREILEKFGIPRPDVIICSVGSALFYGRSKKPSPGWASHINNRWNRQKIVDLLEDVDFLEYQEEENQRRYKVSYYMDPDKDRLAAVHDLLLKHRCRYTLIYSHDRYLDILPFRASKGKAIRYLSYRWEIPLINFLVCGDSGNDEEMLRGEPRAVVVGNYSHELESLKGSRNVYFAGAPCSGGIIEGLRHYHFIDEISGG, from the coding sequence ATGGCCGCTGACGGGCCTTATGTTCAATTGTTCAGTTTGCATGGATTGATCCGCGCTACCAATCTGGAGATGGGACGCGATGCAGACACCGGCGGGCAGATCAAATACGTTCTTGAATTGGGACGTTGCCTGAGTGAACGTGACGATATCGGGCGGGTGGATCTGTTTACGCGCCTGATTGCAGACAAACGGGTGTCTTCGGATTACAGCCAGCCCGTTGAAAAGGTCAACGACAAATTCCGGATCGTGAGAATCCAGTGTGGCGGGCGCCGGTATATGCGCAAGGAATTGCTCTGGCCGTACCTCGAAGAGTATGTGGACAAGACCATTAAATTCATCAAACGCAACGACGCCATCCCCGACATCGTGCATGGCCACTATCCTGACGCCGGGTATGTGGCTGCCCAGCTGGCGGATATTCTGGGGATTCCCTTTGTCTATACCGGCCACTCCCTGGGACGGGCCAAACAGGCCCGGTTGCTGGATCAGGGAATGAGCCGCGCCGAAATGATTAAAAAGTTCAAGATCGACCGACGGATCGATGCCGAAGAACAGATCCTGGCCCGGGCCGATCTGGTGGTCACCAGCACCCGTCACGAAATTGATGAGCAGTATGGGCTCTATCACAATAAGGACATTCCCGACTATCAGGTCATTCCCCCCGGCATCGACATCGATACGTTTTATCCGTATTACCACAACATCCTCGATGATACGGAGCGCTCGGAAAACAGCCGTTACGCCCAGGCATCCATGCTGAAGGAACTGAACCGATTTTTCATGAATCCGGACAAACCGCTGATTCTGGCCCTCAGCCGGCCGGATAAGCGCAAGAATATTTCCGGCCTGGTGCGGGCCTACGGCGAAGACCTGGAACTGCAAAGCATGGCCAACCTGGCCGTCTTTGCCGGTCTGCGCAAGGATATCGATGCCATGGCGGACAACGAGAAGGAAGTCCTGACCGAGATGCTGCTGGCTATGGACAAGTACGACCTGTACGGCAAGATGGCCATCCCCAAAAAGCATGATTTCGAGTATGAAGTGCCGGCCCTGTATCGCATTGCCGCGGAGAAGGGAGGGGTGTTCATCAATCCGGCCCTGACGGAGCCCTTTGGGCTGACCCTGCTCGAGGCATCGGCCACCGGCCTCCCCATTGTGGCCACCAATGACGGTGGTCCCAACGATATCATCCAAAATTGCCGGAACGGTATCCTGGTGGATGTGACCGACACCGGTCAGATTACCGATGCCCTTCGCAAGATCATCGCCGATTCAGCCGTTTGGGACCGCTACTCGAAAAACGGCATCATGAATGTCCGCAAGCATTACACTTGGCAGAGTCACGCCGGTTCCTATGCAAAACGGATCAAAACCCTGATGAAGGGGAACCCCAAACTGGATTTTAAATCCCCCCGTCCCTCTGATGCCATCGGACGGCGGCTTTTGAAACTCAACCACTTTCTGATTACCGACATCGACAATACCCTCCTTGGTGACGACAACTCGCAACTCGAAACGCTCATCGATTATCTGAAGCGTTACCACGACCGTCTCGGATTCGGGGTGGCCACTGGAAGAACGTCCGACTCGGCACGGGAGATTTTGGAAAAATTCGGGATTCCCCGTCCGGATGTGATCATCTGCAGCGTGGGCAGCGCCCTTTTCTACGGCAGGAGTAAGAAACCCAGTCCCGGATGGGCCAGCCACATCAACAACCGGTGGAATCGTCAGAAAATCGTCGATCTGCTGGAAGATGTCGACTTCCTGGAGTACCAGGAGGAGGAAAATCAGCGCCGCTACAAAGTCAGCTATTACATGGACCCCGACAAAGACCGTTTGGCGGCCGTCCACGACCTGCTGCTCAAGCATCGGTGCCGTTACACGCTGATCTACTCCCATGACCGTTATCTGGATATTCTTCCCTTCCGGGCCTCGAAGGGAAAGGCCATTCGCTACCTGAGCTACCGCTGGGAAATTCCGCTGATCAATTTTTTGGTCTGCGGAGACTCGGGAAATGATGAGGAGATGCTTCGCGGTGAGCCCCGTGCCGTGGTGGTCGGCAACTACAGCCATGAACTGGAAAGCCTGAAAGGCAGCCGGAATGTCTATTTTGCCGGTGCGCCCTGTTCCGGCGGGATTATCGAAGGCCTGCGGCATTACCATTTTATCGATGAAATATCCGGAGGTTGA
- a CDS encoding acylphosphatase, whose translation MENKTRAHLIVHGRVQGVFFRAETQRAAKRFGVSGWVRNKRDGTVEAIVEGPEIDVISLANWCRTGPPQATVEKVDVSWLAYQGEFERFDIRY comes from the coding sequence ATGGAAAACAAAACCAGGGCGCATCTGATTGTGCACGGACGGGTGCAGGGTGTTTTCTTCCGCGCGGAAACCCAGCGGGCGGCAAAGCGTTTTGGCGTCAGTGGCTGGGTCAGGAACAAGCGTGACGGGACGGTGGAAGCCATTGTCGAGGGACCGGAGATCGACGTGATTTCACTGGCCAATTGGTGCCGGACCGGTCCGCCGCAGGCTACGGTGGAGAAGGTGGATGTCAGCTGGCTGGCCTATCAGGGTGAGTTTGAACGCTTTGATATCAGATATTGA
- a CDS encoding carbohydrate kinase family protein — translation MIVVIGEILIDIFPSYQRIGGAPFNFAYHLKQLGFGVRFFTRVGDDDHGHRILDFMENRGFDAEDVQIDQRHPTGTVQVALDSNGVPHFDIRENVAYDHLSLESAMGSKAQDARMIYFGSLIQRSANGYGQVQEFLRSSTEQTTCFCDINMRPPHVNPRAIDDSLHRADILKVNEEELDDIRRRLGGPPSADPFVSWLMARYAISTLAITQGSRGSTIVSGDLPIHHLMSGRDDVVDTVGAGDGYAAILAAGHINRIPWETVIDQASVFAARICRIPGAIPDDEHFYDQPRLLMKGNANGR, via the coding sequence GTGATTGTTGTCATCGGTGAGATCCTCATCGACATTTTCCCGTCATATCAACGGATTGGCGGTGCGCCGTTTAATTTTGCCTATCATCTCAAACAGCTTGGATTTGGGGTGCGTTTTTTCACCCGCGTCGGCGACGATGATCACGGCCACCGGATTCTCGATTTTATGGAAAACCGGGGATTTGATGCCGAAGACGTCCAGATCGATCAACGACATCCCACCGGAACCGTCCAGGTAGCGCTGGACAGCAACGGGGTCCCGCATTTCGATATCCGCGAAAATGTCGCCTACGACCATCTCTCCCTGGAATCGGCCATGGGCAGTAAAGCGCAGGATGCGCGGATGATCTATTTCGGCAGCCTCATCCAGCGGTCCGCCAACGGTTATGGCCAGGTTCAGGAATTTCTGCGTTCATCCACGGAACAGACAACCTGTTTTTGCGATATCAACATGCGACCGCCGCACGTCAATCCCCGGGCAATCGACGATTCTTTGCACCGGGCCGATATCCTCAAGGTCAATGAAGAGGAGCTTGACGATATCCGGCGCCGTCTGGGCGGCCCGCCATCCGCCGATCCGTTTGTTTCCTGGCTGATGGCGCGATACGCCATCTCAACCCTGGCCATTACCCAGGGCAGCCGGGGCAGCACGATTGTCAGCGGGGACTTACCAATCCACCACCTCATGAGCGGGCGGGACGATGTGGTGGATACCGTGGGGGCCGGCGATGGGTACGCGGCAATTCTGGCGGCCGGCCATATCAACCGGATTCCGTGGGAAACGGTCATCGACCAGGCCTCCGTCTTTGCCGCGCGGATATGCCGCATCCCCGGTGCCATCCCCGATGATGAACATTTTTATGACCAACCCCGGTTACTGATGAAAGGAAATGCCAATGGCCGCTGA
- a CDS encoding FKBP-type peptidyl-prolyl cis-trans isomerase: MQKVESGLFVSVDYTGTLDSGEVFDSSEGRQPLEVQMGAGAVIPGFETALMGMSLNETKTVTLAPEEAYGHRDENRMHDFPKSEIPEGMTPEVGQTLMLSTPQGQQIPAKVDSIDDQKVVFDLNHPLAGQNLTFALTVVGISETASQQHAGCSNAQCGSCDCGGEGCG; the protein is encoded by the coding sequence ATGCAAAAAGTTGAAAGCGGCCTGTTTGTGAGCGTCGATTACACGGGAACCCTGGACAGTGGTGAAGTGTTCGATTCCAGCGAGGGTCGCCAGCCCCTGGAGGTTCAAATGGGAGCAGGCGCCGTCATCCCCGGGTTTGAAACCGCGCTCATGGGTATGTCTCTCAACGAAACCAAGACCGTTACCCTCGCCCCCGAAGAGGCCTACGGCCATCGCGATGAAAACCGCATGCATGATTTCCCCAAATCCGAGATTCCCGAAGGCATGACCCCCGAAGTGGGCCAGACCCTGATGCTGAGCACCCCCCAGGGCCAGCAGATTCCGGCGAAGGTCGACAGCATCGATGACCAGAAAGTGGTCTTCGATCTCAACCATCCCCTGGCCGGCCAAAACCTGACGTTTGCCCTTACGGTGGTGGGGATCAGCGAAACCGCCTCCCAACAGCACGCCGGCTGCAGCAACGCGCAATGCGGCAGCTGCGACTGCGGTGGAGAAGGCTGCGGCTGA
- a CDS encoding 2-oxoacid:acceptor oxidoreductase family protein, producing the protein MNAFNIYLTGVGGQGIGLISETILRAADHAGHAVKSVDTHGLAQRGGIVVSHIRLGDDIFSPLVPDGQADLAIALERHEALRAAATMLKAKGALVYYDTVWQPLSVRLNQASQTRAAEIETFSEKRGIQVISVFQADLPDIRMQNMVVLAEICRRQLIPNIDLSHYRAAMADLMVGAMLEKNSAVFDKRLAG; encoded by the coding sequence GTGAACGCCTTCAACATCTATCTTACCGGTGTGGGCGGCCAGGGGATCGGCCTGATCAGCGAAACCATCCTGCGCGCCGCCGACCATGCCGGTCATGCGGTGAAAAGCGTCGACACCCACGGTCTGGCCCAGCGCGGCGGCATCGTGGTTTCCCACATTCGCCTGGGAGACGACATCTTCTCTCCCCTGGTGCCTGACGGTCAGGCGGATCTGGCCATCGCCCTGGAACGCCACGAAGCCCTGCGGGCCGCAGCCACCATGCTGAAAGCAAAAGGGGCATTGGTATACTACGATACGGTATGGCAACCTCTCTCGGTCCGGTTGAATCAGGCCAGCCAGACCCGCGCGGCGGAAATTGAGACGTTTTCAGAAAAACGGGGCATTCAGGTGATTTCGGTCTTCCAGGCCGACCTTCCGGACATCCGTATGCAGAACATGGTCGTCCTGGCAGAAATCTGCCGCCGCCAGCTGATCCCCAATATCGATCTGTCTCACTACCGGGCGGCCATGGCCGATCTCATGGTCGGGGCCATGCTGGAAAAAAACAGCGCAGTTTTCGACAAACGGCTCGCCGGCTAA
- a CDS encoding aspartate ammonia-lyase, translated as MRTEKDLMGEKAVPDDAWYGIHTCRSLENFDAAGEVLPLSIVSAIVRLKAACAAANEQLGLLDPDCASAIRKACRAILAGGYDDQFPIDIFQAGSGTSTQMNVNEVIANLAAVELGGQRGDRRRVHPNDHVNKGQSTNNIFPSAIRLAAVELNRHLAKAVAGLVASLEEKADAFAQVPKSGRTHLQDAVPITLGQEFAAYARSLEKARARLAAAADTLLEIGVGGNAVGTGINTPPAFRSLIVAALNQSTGFSFRVAENGVEITQFMTDMGQMSASLRLLAMDLLKMTNDLRLLASGPYTGIAEIRLPPVEPGSSIMPGKVNPSICEAANMACIQVAGYDAAVAMACGLGQLELNTHMPLIGANLIKAFEVLTRTVTMLDMRCIRGIEADAAVCQRNFESSAGLATILNPALGYDRVAALVKEGLASGKNLKTLVLEKQLMNKAALDELLAGAFGPNES; from the coding sequence ATGCGGACTGAAAAAGACTTGATGGGAGAAAAAGCGGTTCCCGATGATGCCTGGTACGGCATCCATACCTGCCGATCACTCGAAAATTTCGACGCGGCCGGCGAGGTATTGCCACTATCGATCGTATCTGCCATTGTGCGGTTGAAAGCCGCCTGTGCTGCGGCCAACGAACAGCTGGGGCTGCTGGACCCGGATTGTGCGTCGGCGATTCGCAAGGCCTGCCGGGCGATTTTGGCCGGAGGATACGACGACCAGTTTCCCATCGATATTTTTCAGGCCGGTTCCGGCACATCCACCCAGATGAATGTCAATGAAGTGATTGCCAACCTGGCGGCGGTCGAACTCGGGGGCCAGCGTGGCGATCGCCGGCGGGTTCATCCCAACGACCATGTCAACAAGGGGCAATCGACCAACAATATTTTCCCCTCGGCGATCCGGCTGGCTGCTGTCGAGTTGAACCGGCACTTGGCGAAGGCCGTCGCAGGACTGGTGGCGTCACTGGAGGAAAAAGCCGACGCGTTCGCCCAAGTGCCCAAAAGCGGTCGGACCCACCTGCAGGATGCAGTCCCCATCACCCTGGGCCAGGAGTTCGCCGCCTATGCCCGCAGTCTGGAAAAAGCCCGGGCACGCCTGGCCGCAGCGGCGGACACCCTGTTGGAAATCGGTGTCGGCGGGAATGCCGTGGGAACCGGTATCAACACCCCACCGGCGTTTCGATCCCTGATTGTCGCGGCCCTTAACCAATCGACCGGGTTTTCTTTCCGGGTTGCTGAAAATGGCGTTGAGATTACCCAGTTCATGACCGACATGGGGCAGATGTCGGCATCCCTGCGGCTCTTGGCCATGGATCTGCTCAAGATGACCAACGATTTGCGGCTACTGGCCTCGGGGCCCTATACCGGTATCGCCGAAATCCGCCTGCCGCCGGTGGAGCCCGGCTCGTCGATCATGCCGGGAAAGGTCAACCCCAGCATTTGCGAGGCGGCCAACATGGCCTGTATTCAGGTGGCGGGATACGATGCGGCCGTGGCCATGGCCTGCGGGTTGGGGCAGCTGGAACTCAACACCCACATGCCCCTGATCGGCGCCAATCTGATCAAGGCGTTCGAGGTGCTGACGCGAACCGTCACCATGCTGGACATGCGCTGCATTCGCGGTATCGAAGCCGATGCGGCAGTCTGTCAACGCAATTTCGAGTCCAGTGCCGGGTTGGCCACGATCCTCAATCCGGCATTGGGCTACGACCGGGTCGCCGCCCTGGTCAAGGAGGGGCTGGCCAGCGGGAAAAATCTGAAGACCCTGGTGCTGGAAAAACAGTTGATGAATAAAGCGGCGCTGGACGAACTGCTGGCCGGTGCATTCGGCCCGAATGAATCGTGA
- a CDS encoding SDR family NAD(P)-dependent oxidoreductase, with the protein MEEKLVFPDFSLNGKRALVTGAGGGIGRALALGLVNAGATVAITGRDPEKLGAVVDEATRLGGQAFGARLDVRDIAGLVSDIGACVARLGGLDILVNNAGVEQVCDSFSVDETLWDKIVDTNLKGTFFCAQAAGRAMAAAGGGTIVNLCSLTSFVGVPTATAYTSSKSGLLGMTRALASEWAAKGIRVNAIAPGYFRTSMTEVFYEDEAWTVSMLSKIPMGRFGRLEDLIGSVVFLCSPASAYINGQVIAIDGGYLSSV; encoded by the coding sequence ATGGAAGAGAAACTGGTATTCCCCGATTTTTCCCTGAACGGCAAGCGGGCACTGGTTACCGGTGCCGGTGGCGGCATCGGACGGGCACTGGCCCTGGGTCTGGTGAACGCCGGTGCCACGGTGGCCATCACCGGACGCGATCCGGAGAAACTGGGGGCCGTGGTCGACGAGGCGACGCGCCTGGGCGGCCAGGCCTTTGGAGCCCGCCTTGACGTGCGGGATATTGCGGGCCTGGTATCCGATATCGGTGCCTGTGTCGCGCGCCTGGGCGGGCTGGACATCCTTGTCAACAACGCCGGCGTCGAGCAGGTGTGCGACAGCTTTTCCGTAGACGAAACCCTTTGGGACAAAATCGTAGATACCAATCTCAAAGGGACCTTCTTTTGTGCCCAGGCCGCCGGGCGCGCCATGGCGGCTGCAGGCGGCGGTACGATCGTCAACCTCTGCTCGTTGACCTCCTTTGTGGGCGTTCCCACGGCTACGGCGTACACCAGCAGCAAAAGTGGTCTTCTCGGCATGACCCGGGCACTGGCAAGCGAGTGGGCCGCAAAAGGCATTCGCGTCAACGCCATCGCACCGGGATACTTCCGGACCAGCATGACCGAAGTGTTTTACGAGGACGAGGCTTGGACGGTGTCCATGCTGTCCAAGATTCCCATGGGCCGTTTCGGCCGGCTGGAAGACCTGATCGGTAGCGTCGTGTTTTTGTGTTCGCCCGCATCCGCATACATCAACGGGCAGGTGATCGCCATTGACGGCGGTTATTTGTCATCTGTTTGA
- a CDS encoding indolepyruvate ferredoxin oxidoreductase subunit alpha has product MKKMGTMLLRREPFSEIVMGNTAIVRAMVEAGTRVVTSYPGSPTPEIATAIGAIPTAERPFYFEFSTNEKVATELAYGAALNGHLSTVFFKSVGLNVAADTFVQLSLMNIIGGMVVVLGDDPGANSSQNEQDNRHYAMLSYTPVLEPADPEEVYHYYIEAAGLSRQLKMPVILRLTTHVCHAKQKVAFGAWNPDPPDDTPRFDPANGPYIPLTSMALEQKRMALERLEKVRRHAEKSPLNRQIDNGNAQWGIITMGLPFLSLMEVVHGAATRPDILKLAYVHPLPRQTIVDFLAAHQAVKILEELDDVLETQIKAIAFDESLPVTIIGKTGPSDWVGEYTPDKVRQTLAASWPDLVPAFKAVAIVDPAPPRPAQMCPGCGHRSAFFAIKQALSATDITVADIGCHTLGYQPPYEMGQLLMCMGASTAMGSGLRLFNTQRKVVAFMGDSTFFHAALPGIVNAVFNQHPITLILMENGTTAMTGHQDHAATGHNVNQATDKIPVRQVLEGLGVKHIFEVDTYQQAKLAGLVTEATAIDEFSVVIARHPCMLKFTRGQRRKADYRQQHVEIDQTVCDRLHTCVEHFGCPTFTRDAQGNVTINTDLCIGDGSCIQTCPTKAIAPVGKKGKGGAR; this is encoded by the coding sequence ATGAAAAAAATGGGAACGATGCTGCTCAGGCGTGAGCCGTTTTCCGAAATCGTAATGGGCAACACGGCCATTGTCAGGGCCATGGTGGAGGCCGGTACGCGGGTGGTCACTTCCTACCCCGGATCACCGACACCGGAAATTGCCACGGCCATCGGCGCCATCCCCACCGCCGAGCGGCCCTTTTATTTCGAATTTTCAACCAACGAGAAAGTGGCCACGGAACTGGCCTACGGTGCGGCCCTCAACGGGCACCTCTCCACGGTCTTCTTCAAGAGTGTCGGACTCAATGTGGCCGCGGACACCTTTGTCCAACTCAGCCTGATGAACATCATCGGCGGGATGGTGGTGGTCCTGGGGGACGATCCGGGGGCCAACTCATCGCAGAACGAGCAGGACAACCGCCACTATGCCATGCTCAGTTACACGCCGGTGCTCGAACCGGCGGATCCGGAGGAAGTCTACCACTACTACATCGAGGCCGCAGGTCTCTCCCGGCAGTTGAAGATGCCGGTCATCCTGCGCCTGACCACCCATGTCTGCCATGCCAAGCAGAAGGTGGCCTTCGGGGCGTGGAATCCGGACCCTCCGGATGACACACCGCGCTTCGATCCGGCCAATGGTCCCTACATCCCCCTGACCAGCATGGCCCTGGAGCAAAAACGCATGGCTCTGGAACGGCTTGAAAAAGTCCGCCGGCACGCTGAGAAAAGCCCACTCAACCGGCAGATCGACAACGGCAACGCCCAGTGGGGAATCATTACCATGGGGCTCCCGTTTCTTTCGCTGATGGAGGTCGTCCACGGGGCGGCCACCCGGCCCGACATTCTCAAGCTCGCCTATGTCCATCCCCTGCCCCGGCAGACCATCGTTGATTTTCTCGCCGCGCATCAAGCGGTCAAAATTCTCGAAGAGCTGGACGACGTGCTGGAAACGCAGATCAAGGCCATCGCCTTTGACGAGAGTCTGCCGGTGACCATCATCGGCAAGACCGGCCCGTCCGACTGGGTCGGCGAGTATACCCCGGACAAGGTGCGCCAGACCCTGGCGGCCAGTTGGCCGGACCTGGTGCCGGCGTTCAAGGCAGTGGCAATCGTTGACCCGGCACCACCCCGGCCGGCCCAGATGTGCCCGGGCTGCGGCCATCGCAGCGCCTTTTTCGCCATCAAGCAGGCCCTTTCGGCAACGGACATCACCGTGGCGGATATCGGCTGCCATACCCTGGGGTATCAGCCGCCTTATGAAATGGGTCAGCTGCTCATGTGCATGGGGGCGTCCACGGCCATGGGCAGCGGTTTGCGCCTGTTCAACACCCAGCGCAAGGTGGTGGCCTTCATGGGCGATTCCACATTTTTCCACGCCGCCCTGCCCGGCATCGTCAATGCCGTCTTCAACCAGCATCCCATCACCCTGATCCTCATGGAAAATGGGACGACGGCCATGACCGGGCACCAGGACCACGCGGCCACCGGCCACAACGTCAACCAGGCGACCGACAAAATCCCGGTGCGCCAGGTGCTGGAAGGACTGGGGGTCAAACACATTTTCGAGGTGGACACCTACCAGCAGGCCAAACTGGCCGGGCTGGTAACCGAGGCCACGGCCATCGATGAATTCAGCGTGGTTATCGCCCGGCACCCGTGCATGCTCAAATTCACCCGCGGGCAACGCAGGAAGGCCGATTACCGCCAGCAGCACGTCGAGATCGATCAGACCGTGTGCGATCGGCTCCACACTTGCGTGGAGCATTTTGGATGCCCCACCTTTACACGGGATGCCCAGGGCAACGTTACCATCAACACCGATCTTTGCATCGGTGATGGCAGCTGCATCCAGACCTGTCCGACAAAAGCCATTGCCCCGGTCGGTAAAAAAGGCAAAGGAGGTGCCCGGTGA